Below is a window of Lacibacter sp. H407 DNA.
ATCGCTGCTATATTTCCGTCTACCTCAGCAAACAATGTTTTTGGATTAAAGCCACGACCTTTCAAAGAGCCATCCATTACAATGGTGCCTAATAAAGGATCATTCAAAAAAGTGCCTAATGCAAAACCATTTGTTTTAATTTTTCCTGAATAGATAGGTGCACTGCCGTCGGGAAGCTTGAGGTTAATATCAGTAACAACGTTTCCCAGGTTTGTTTCAATTGTTCCATAGGTAACAAAATCTTTAAAGAAGCCGGTATAATTACCGGTGAATTTGAAGTAACTGATCTTTGAAAGGGCAGGAACTGTTATCTTCCGCAGATCTGGATAAATTGATACCGCATCAGAATACGATGTTTGCAACCTGTTTGCTTTTAAATCAAGGAATGTACTATTGATATCAGGTAACCCATCCAATGTAAAATTCCCATCGAGTACTGTTTGCTTCAACGTAGTAATAACAACATCGGTACCTTTTAAATGATCAACCGTACCCCTTACTTTTCCTTTGATAGAGATGCGATCGTTCCAGTCTTTTAATTCAGGCGCAAAAAAAGCAATATCATCGCTATGTAATTCGCTGTCTTCAAATCTTCCGTCCATCCGCACATGGGTTATGAATTCACTCATGTCGTGACCAAATTGTTCAAACCGAAAAGCAAAATAATTTTTAAGCAAACTTTTATTGGTGCGTACAAGCAGGTCGGTGAATTCCATTGCACTCGAATGAAATGTAAAATCCGATCTCAGCTCCTTCACTTCAAAACCACTTCTTTCTTTTGCTTTCAGTTGAATTTTAGCGGTGAGTGTATCGCCAATGTAAAGAAGGTTGGTAAATGTGCCGGTGATATTTTTAAAATGTACGTGGGCTCCATCAAAGTAGGCAAGTGGTTCCCGTTCTGTATATCGATCACTTCTGAATTCTGCATCTTTCAGGTTGATCACATTGGCTTTTATAATCCAGCCCGATTGTTTTAAGCCGGCTACAATTTCATCGGTGTGATAAGCGCTGTCGGGCTTTGGTTTACTCTTTATCTTTTTGCCGGTATAATTCGAAATAGAAAAATAGGGTGATGTAATATCAACATCGGCCACATCAATTATTTTCTTTCGTAGATCAAAGGCTTTAAAATCAAGTTTCAGATAGTGCAGGTTGCCCTGAATGGTTTGCCCAAGCCATTCATCTTTCTGGATCAAGGTGATTTGCTTCAGTTCAATGTTTGAAAGTCTCAGATCAGTTTGTTGCTTGGTTGTGTCTTTGGTGGAAGCGGGTGCCGAAAAATAATCAATCAGGAATTGGTAGTTCCATACACTATCACTGCGATGGAGATAGATCTTTGTTTGTTCCAGGGAAATATAACTCAGCTCAATTTTATCACGGAGAAAAAACCAGTCACTTACATTTACACCGCCCCGGCCAATATAAGCCAGCGTATCTTTGTTCCGATCTTTCACCAACACACCTTCCAGCAACACTTTATTGAAAAGGGAAAACTCTACATGTTTTACCGTTACCTCTGTCTTTAATTCATGCGAAAGCCATTTGGCTGCTTTTCGTGATAACCAGTTTTGTACGGGAGTTAACTGAACAAGAAACCATACTGTGATCAACAGCAGTAACAAGACTAAGAGAATGCGGGATAGTATTTTAAGTACTTTTCGTGCCAAGGTATTTGATGTGTAAAAATAACCATTCGGCACCTATCAGCCAATTCAATGCCAGTCTTAACAAAACAAAAAGACAAAACAGTAAATTATACAAGCTTTGCAATTAATTATGAAACCCCGTTAGTGAAGAATTTCCTGTACATGCTTTTTGATGTTGGAAGCAATTTTTTCCATTGGAAGATCGTTGGCATCTATTCCAAACGGATCTTCAATTTCTTCCGCCACCAGTTCAAGACTTGCCAACACGTAAAACACAAAGGTTACAACTGGTATTACATAGTAGCCCATACTGAAAACATAACCAAATGGTAAGGTCATTACATAAATGAAGATGAATTTCTTGATAAATACGCTGTACGAAAAGGGGATAGGTGTATTCTTGATCCGCTCACAGGCACCGCATATATCCGTAAATGATTTCAATTCTTCATTCAAAATGATCAATTCGTCGCCGGTAATTTTTCCCTGCTGATGAAGGTGATAAGCCCGGTTAAACAACTGGGATGCTACCTGGTTAGGGATGTGTTTACCCTGATCGATTTTTGCCAGAATATGCCCATGGTCATCTTCATCAAACAAGGCTGTTTTGGTTGATTCCTGTTGAAGATGGTTCAAGAGGCTGTATGCAAAAAAAGGAATACTGGTGCTGAAAAAAGTACGGTTGTTCTTATCATCTGCTTTCAAAATGGCTGAGAGCTTAATGGCCAGGTTGCGGCTGTTGTTTACTAAAGCGCCCCATAGTTTACGTCCTTCCCACCAACGATCGTAGGCAGTGTTAGTACGAAATACCAGCAGCATTGAGATCGCAAAGCCCATAAGGCTATGCATAAGAGGTATGTTTTTTACATGGCTGTTGTCGGATAGTTTCAGCACTTCCTGTTCGAGTACAGCAATGAGTGCAGAGTAAACAGCAATGCCCAGTAAAAGAGGGGAGAGTTTACGAATGGTATCCGACTTATGTAAACGGAATATAAACGTGAACCACTCTTTCGGATTATACCTGATCATAAATGATGGTCGGAGATTAAGTTATGAGGTGTAAAGGTCTTATTTTTTCTTACCAAACCAATAGCCTACACCTGCACTGATGGTATGAAATCTGATGCTTGGTCCGCCATCCCGGTTCATCATATTGCTTAGGCCGAATGCATAGTCAACCAACAGGCGCAAACCATTGGTTGTTTCGTAACCTAAACCACTGTGCCAGCTTGCATCATATTGTCCATAATCCTGGAATCCATATTTCAACTTTCCTTTTATGGGCGTACCATTCTGATCTTGCTTTACCTGCTTACCGCCAACACCGAAACCAAGCGATGGCCCGATCATTACGAACATGGTGTTTTCATTTTTGTCTGGATGTTTGAAATCAATCTGTACAACAGGCATTACACGGATCTGCAATTCTGTTACTTTGCTTAATTCATTTGCAGGGAGTGTTTTTGCTTTCATGCCACGGTAATTGAAATCGATCTGTGGTGCAAAAAACAAGCGATTGTCAAAAGGTATCTTCATCATTACACCTGCATAACCGCCATGAGCGCCTTCTGTTTCGGCAGCTGTGTAGGATACAAGCGAATAGTTGTATCCGCCTTTAATTCCATAATAGATTTTACCAAGTGATTGGGAAGAAGCAGAGGCAACAAAAAGGGTACATGCTGTAAGCAGGAAAAAGAATGATCTCATCTGTTTGTATTTGTTTAAATGATTGTCGATGTGTTTAAAACTGCTCAATCAATTGAGCCAGTTTTTCAAGATCGGATCTTAAATGGAGGGCATTCACAACGACTCTGTTTACAGGATCGCTTTCAGGATGAGGATAGGAGAAGGAAGAGATGATCGTATGGTTTTGGAGCAGGTAAGGGGCGATCCCTTTTTTTGCCAGCACAAACACAGGCGTTCCTTCATTGGCCACAAATGTATTGTTTGTTGTCAGCTTTTGCAAGTAATCTATGTTTTGAAGCAAAATTTCCCGTTGTTGCTGAAACAAATGCCCCGCATGCAGCCATGCAAACGCCAATGAAGGCATGAGCGGTGTGCTGGTGGCATAATTCACATGCCGGCGAACAGCGCTTAACCATTTACGTGAGCCGCAGACAGCGCCTCCGTTGATATGAAAGGCTTTAGATAAAGAGAAGTTGAGTAATAATTCAACGGAATAGGGCAGTTGCAAGAATGAGCGGATACCTTCGCCTTTTTCACCCAACCAGCCAATACCATGCGAATCGTCGATGATGAGTGTGATGTTGAAGGTGGCCGGTGTTGTTTTTAAAAAAGAAAAATCGTTTACACGACCAGGTGTTGGATTGATGCTATCTGCCACCAATCCGAACTGAAATTCATTTGCAGCAGCACGTTCAGTTAAAAAATCGGTCCAGCTTTGTTCTGCCGGTATTTGTTTTAATCCATCTAATGCAGTTGAAGCAGGGTGGGTATGGTGCAGATAGTACACATTCATTTTTTCCTTCACCACTTCTACTGCTGTACGTGCCGATAAGAAGCCGGAAGAGAAACAAGCGGCTTCTTCCGTATTCGTATAATTGGCCAAAGCTTCTTCCGTATTAGCATACAGATCAAGTGCTGTGTTGGAAATTCGGGAAGAAGGATAAACAACACCGTATTGATCAATTCCTTTTTTTACCAGATCAGTAAATGCCGGCAACATACCCAACCCCAAATAAGAATACCCGGAAAAGAAATGATATTCCTTTCCATCGATCATTGTAGTGCGGCCGGGTATTTGCGAAAGAGTGATCATGTATCTTATTTCTTCATTTGCCGGTTAAATTCATCGGATGCTCCTTTTGGAATGGAAAGACTCAGCCATTCTTTGTTTTTTATCATCCGTCCAATAAAAACAATTTGTCCTACATGGTATGGATAATGCGCCATTTGGCGGTTGAGGGCATCCATCACCGTTAGTTCTTCGCTGCGGATGCTGATGGTTTTTAACAGATCATCTTCTGTAAGCTGATTTATTGCGTTCATGACACAAGCCCAACCATCTTCCCATTTTTTCAATAATTCTTCTTTGCTAAGTTGTTGTTCTTCAAATTCTGTATCACGGTTGCGCCATTCCTTTTCGCCGTCTTCGGTTAAAAAATTGGTGAAACGGCTTTTCATATTGCCAGCCATGTGCTGTATGATGATGGCGATG
It encodes the following:
- a CDS encoding bestrophin family protein; its protein translation is MIRYNPKEWFTFIFRLHKSDTIRKLSPLLLGIAVYSALIAVLEQEVLKLSDNSHVKNIPLMHSLMGFAISMLLVFRTNTAYDRWWEGRKLWGALVNNSRNLAIKLSAILKADDKNNRTFFSTSIPFFAYSLLNHLQQESTKTALFDEDDHGHILAKIDQGKHIPNQVASQLFNRAYHLHQQGKITGDELIILNEELKSFTDICGACERIKNTPIPFSYSVFIKKFIFIYVMTLPFGYVFSMGYYVIPVVTFVFYVLASLELVAEEIEDPFGIDANDLPMEKIASNIKKHVQEILH
- a CDS encoding aminotransferase class I/II-fold pyridoxal phosphate-dependent enzyme gives rise to the protein MITLSQIPGRTTMIDGKEYHFFSGYSYLGLGMLPAFTDLVKKGIDQYGVVYPSSRISNTALDLYANTEEALANYTNTEEAACFSSGFLSARTAVEVVKEKMNVYYLHHTHPASTALDGLKQIPAEQSWTDFLTERAAANEFQFGLVADSINPTPGRVNDFSFLKTTPATFNITLIIDDSHGIGWLGEKGEGIRSFLQLPYSVELLLNFSLSKAFHINGGAVCGSRKWLSAVRRHVNYATSTPLMPSLAFAWLHAGHLFQQQREILLQNIDYLQKLTTNNTFVANEGTPVFVLAKKGIAPYLLQNHTIISSFSYPHPESDPVNRVVVNALHLRSDLEKLAQLIEQF
- a CDS encoding porin family protein, which produces MRSFFFLLTACTLFVASASSQSLGKIYYGIKGGYNYSLVSYTAAETEGAHGGYAGVMMKIPFDNRLFFAPQIDFNYRGMKAKTLPANELSKVTELQIRVMPVVQIDFKHPDKNENTMFVMIGPSLGFGVGGKQVKQDQNGTPIKGKLKYGFQDYGQYDASWHSGLGYETTNGLRLLVDYAFGLSNMMNRDGGPSIRFHTISAGVGYWFGKKK
- a CDS encoding DinB family protein codes for the protein MSIATAFLTSYIKRISYYKELADKTFEQLSEADFHFQPNEVSNSIAIIIQHMAGNMKSRFTNFLTEDGEKEWRNRDTEFEEQQLSKEELLKKWEDGWACVMNAINQLTEDDLLKTISIRSEELTVMDALNRQMAHYPYHVGQIVFIGRMIKNKEWLSLSIPKGASDEFNRQMKK